One Nitrospinota bacterium genomic region harbors:
- the rplV gene encoding 50S ribosomal protein L22, whose product MEAKASLNYVRSSPQKTRQVIDLIRGKTVNEALIILGHAPKKPARFLEKLIKSAVANARHRDDDVDVDNLRITEAFVNGGPIAKRWRPRARGRTTRIRKRTSHITVVLRPEE is encoded by the coding sequence ATGGAAGCAAAGGCTTCGCTCAATTACGTACGGTCCTCACCGCAAAAGACCCGTCAGGTCATCGACCTGATTCGGGGCAAGACCGTAAACGAGGCATTGATCATTCTGGGCCACGCACCCAAGAAGCCGGCCCGGTTTCTGGAGAAGCTCATCAAGAGCGCGGTGGCCAATGCCCGGCATCGCGACGACGACGTGGATGTGGACAACCTGCGGATTACAGAGGCCTTCGTCAACGGGGGGCCGATCGCGAAGCGCTGGCGCCCTCGGGCACGCGGCCGGACAACCCGTATCCGCAAACGAACCTCCCACATCACGGTGGTGCTCCGCCCTGAGGAGTAA
- the rpsS gene encoding 30S ribosomal protein S19, with protein sequence MPRSVKKGPFVDERLLKRLQRMNATGEKKIIRTWSRRSTIVPDFVGHTIAVHNGNKFIPVYVTENMVGHKLGEFSPTRTFRGHSGHTRRTVSLK encoded by the coding sequence ATGCCTCGATCCGTTAAAAAAGGGCCCTTCGTCGATGAGCGCCTTCTGAAGCGCCTCCAGCGTATGAACGCTACGGGGGAGAAAAAAATCATTAGAACCTGGTCGCGTCGGAGTACCATAGTGCCGGACTTTGTCGGCCACACGATCGCCGTCCATAACGGCAATAAATTCATACCGGTCTACGTGACGGAGAACATGGTGGGGCACAAACTGGGCGAATTCAGCCCAACCCGCACCTTTCGCGGCCACTCCGGCCATACCAGGCGGACCGTATCGCTCAAGTAG
- the rplB gene encoding 50S ribosomal protein L2 encodes MGIKHFKPTSPGRRFMSVLTTDDLTRKKPEKRLTKGLRKRGGRNNAGRITSRHRGGGHKRVYRMIDFKRDKTDVPARVAALEYDPNRSARIALLHYADGEKRYIIAPLNLKVGDEVLSGPSADIKPGNAMPLRFIPLGTIVHNVELTKGRGGQLIRGAGTGAQLMAKEGNYAQLRLSSGEVRMIHLDCRATVGQVGNPDHENISLGKAGRSRWLGRRPRVRGVAMNPVDHPHGGGEGKSSGGRHPSTPWGKPTKGYKTRRQKPSDRYIIRRRRAR; translated from the coding sequence ATGGGGATTAAGCATTTCAAGCCAACGAGCCCCGGCCGGCGATTTATGTCGGTCCTGACGACGGATGACCTAACTCGGAAAAAGCCGGAAAAACGCCTCACCAAGGGGTTGCGCAAGCGGGGCGGGCGCAACAACGCTGGACGCATTACGTCCCGCCACCGCGGTGGCGGGCACAAGCGCGTGTACCGGATGATCGACTTCAAGCGGGACAAGACGGATGTGCCCGCGCGGGTAGCCGCGTTGGAATACGACCCCAACCGGTCTGCCCGAATCGCCCTGCTTCATTACGCAGACGGGGAGAAGCGCTACATCATCGCCCCGTTGAACCTAAAAGTGGGCGACGAGGTGCTCAGCGGGCCGTCGGCCGACATCAAGCCGGGCAATGCTATGCCGCTGCGCTTCATCCCCTTGGGGACCATCGTGCACAACGTCGAGTTGACCAAAGGCCGAGGCGGCCAGCTCATACGGGGTGCCGGCACGGGCGCTCAGCTCATGGCCAAAGAGGGGAACTACGCCCAGCTTAGGCTAAGCTCCGGTGAGGTCCGGATGATCCACCTAGACTGCAGGGCGACTGTCGGCCAAGTGGGGAACCCCGATCACGAGAACATTTCCCTTGGAAAAGCCGGCCGATCACGATGGTTGGGCCGGCGCCCTCGTGTGCGAGGCGTGGCCATGAACCCTGTGGACCACCCCCACGGCGGAGGCGAGGGCAAGAGTTCCGGCGGACGTCACCCCTCCACACCGTGGGGCAAGCCTACCAAGGGCTACAAGACCAGGCGTCAGAAGCCCAGTGATCGGTACATCATCCGACGCCGCCGGGCCAGATAG
- a CDS encoding 50S ribosomal protein L23 has product MDKLYRIIRNPILTEKTTNQKETLNKVAFKVAPGATKRQIKEAVQNIFNVTVLDVHTSNMQGKKRRMRMKVGKRPDWKKAVVSLKSGDKIEFFEGV; this is encoded by the coding sequence TTGGATAAGCTATACCGCATCATTCGCAACCCGATTTTGACGGAGAAGACGACCAACCAGAAGGAGACCCTCAACAAGGTGGCCTTCAAAGTTGCACCGGGGGCGACCAAGCGGCAGATTAAAGAGGCCGTGCAGAATATCTTCAACGTCACGGTGCTCGATGTTCACACGAGCAACATGCAGGGCAAAAAACGACGGATGAGGATGAAGGTGGGCAAGCGGCCCGATTGGAAAAAGGCGGTGGTGAGCCTGAAATCCGGCGATAAGATTGAGTTCTTCGAAGGCGTCTAG
- the rplD gene encoding 50S ribosomal protein L4, giving the protein MELELRNVDNEVVGRRAVMEEVFGAPVKEHLLHEVVVAQLAARRRGTASAKSRGEVSGTSAKPWRQKGLGRARVGTRRTPLWRGGGVIFPPKPRSFSQRVPKKVRRAALRGALSLRLSEGAIVVVDAIEMEEPKTKAFAAVLEKLGIEGSVLVVLAEANLILERSARNLPNVSAVRVEGLNVYDILRHERLLLVGEDAVARVEERLSLG; this is encoded by the coding sequence GTGGAGTTGGAGCTTAGAAACGTGGACAACGAGGTGGTGGGGCGCCGAGCCGTAATGGAGGAGGTTTTTGGAGCTCCCGTCAAGGAGCATCTTCTCCACGAGGTCGTCGTGGCTCAGCTGGCCGCCCGTCGCCGGGGGACCGCATCGGCGAAGAGCCGTGGCGAGGTTTCAGGCACCTCGGCTAAGCCTTGGCGTCAGAAAGGCTTAGGCCGGGCCAGGGTGGGAACCCGTCGAACGCCCCTCTGGCGGGGCGGTGGGGTCATCTTTCCACCCAAACCCCGTTCGTTCAGCCAGCGCGTGCCAAAGAAGGTTCGCCGGGCGGCCCTGCGCGGAGCCCTGAGCCTCCGCCTCAGCGAGGGCGCTATTGTCGTGGTTGATGCCATCGAGATGGAGGAGCCTAAGACGAAAGCCTTTGCCGCTGTCCTTGAGAAACTGGGCATCGAGGGGTCCGTTTTGGTGGTCCTGGCCGAGGCAAACCTCATTTTAGAGCGCTCGGCCCGCAACCTTCCAAATGTCTCGGCCGTGCGGGTGGAGGGACTGAATGTCTACGACATCTTGAGGCACGAGCGGCTCCTGCTTGTGGGCGAGGACGCCGTGGCCAGGGTTGAGGAGCGCTTAAGCCTTGGATAA
- the rplC gene encoding 50S ribosomal protein L3, whose amino-acid sequence MTQIFSADGNRLPVTIIEAGPCVVVQVKTRERDGYDALQLGFGDVRPKLVSMPRKGHFTAHGVEPTRLLREIRLEEPLPDAAPGGIVTCEAFDADELVDVIGISKGKGFSGVMKRHGFKGAKATHGTHEHFRHGGSIGAASDPSRVFKGTKMPGQMGNSRVTVQNLKVVRVVPEKNLLMVRGAVPGPNGGYVMVRKSLKATRRAKAKV is encoded by the coding sequence ATGACCCAGATTTTTTCCGCCGACGGCAACCGGTTGCCGGTGACCATTATTGAGGCCGGCCCTTGCGTGGTGGTCCAGGTAAAGACCCGCGAGCGGGACGGCTACGACGCCCTCCAGTTGGGCTTTGGGGACGTTCGACCAAAGCTGGTTTCCATGCCCAGAAAGGGCCACTTCACCGCTCACGGCGTCGAGCCCACCCGCCTGCTTCGCGAGATACGTCTGGAGGAGCCTCTGCCGGATGCCGCCCCGGGTGGCATCGTAACCTGTGAGGCTTTTGATGCTGACGAACTGGTTGATGTCATCGGTATTTCCAAGGGTAAAGGCTTCTCCGGGGTGATGAAACGGCACGGATTCAAAGGGGCAAAGGCCACCCACGGGACCCATGAGCACTTTCGCCACGGAGGCTCAATCGGTGCGGCTTCCGATCCATCGCGGGTCTTCAAAGGCACTAAGATGCCGGGCCAGATGGGCAACTCCCGCGTGACTGTCCAGAATCTTAAGGTGGTGCGGGTCGTCCCGGAGAAAAACCTACTGATGGTCCGTGGGGCCGTGCCCGGTCCCAATGGTGGTTACGTTATGGTCCGCAAGAGCCTCAAGGCGACCCGGCGGGCCAAGGCCAAAGTTTAA
- the rpsJ gene encoding 30S ribosomal protein S10 produces the protein MNQKIRIRLKAYDHRVLDQSVGEIVDTAKRTGAKVVGPIPLPTVKNRFTVLRSPHVDKKSREQFEVRTYKRMLDILNPTPQTIDALMQLDLSAGVDIEIRL, from the coding sequence GTGAACCAGAAAATCCGCATACGGCTGAAGGCCTACGACCACCGGGTTCTGGATCAGTCTGTGGGGGAGATAGTTGATACGGCTAAGCGGACCGGGGCGAAAGTCGTAGGGCCAATCCCGTTGCCCACGGTGAAGAACCGATTTACCGTGCTGCGCTCACCCCACGTGGACAAGAAGAGCCGTGAGCAGTTCGAGGTGCGGACCTACAAGCGGATGCTCGACATCCTCAACCCCACACCCCAAACGATTGACGCCCTGATGCAGCTCGACCTATCCGCAGGAGTCGATATCGAGATTCGGCTATAA
- the tuf gene encoding elongation factor Tu: MAKEKFVRTKPHVNVGTIGHVDHGKTTLTAAITLLLEKKGLASYVSFDEIDKAPEERERGITIATAHVEYETETRHYAHVDCPGHADYVKNMITGAAQMDGAVVVVSASDGPMPQTREHILLARQVGVPSLVVYLNKVDQVDDPELVELVELEIRELLSQYDFPGDDIPVIPGSALKALESGDPEDPDCASIFELLDAIDTYIPVPERDVDKPFLMPVEDVFSISGRGTVATGRVDRGVVTVGDEVEIVGLKETVKTVATGVEMFRKLLDRGEAGDNIGVLLRGLKREDVERGQVVSAPGSIKPHTHFSGEIYVLTKEEGGRHTPFFSGYRPQFYFRTTDVTGIVKLPEGVEMVMPGDNVSVVGELITPIAMEEGLRFAIREGGRTVGAGVISKILE; encoded by the coding sequence ATGGCGAAGGAGAAGTTTGTAAGGACGAAGCCCCACGTGAACGTGGGGACCATTGGGCACGTCGACCACGGCAAGACGACGTTGACGGCGGCCATTACGCTGTTGCTTGAGAAGAAGGGTCTGGCCTCCTACGTTTCGTTCGACGAGATTGATAAGGCTCCCGAGGAGCGCGAGCGTGGCATCACGATTGCGACGGCCCACGTGGAGTATGAGACCGAGACTCGCCACTACGCCCATGTGGATTGTCCTGGTCACGCCGACTACGTAAAGAACATGATTACGGGGGCGGCTCAGATGGATGGTGCGGTCGTCGTGGTGAGCGCCTCTGACGGGCCGATGCCTCAGACACGCGAGCACATTCTTTTGGCCCGCCAGGTTGGGGTGCCGTCGTTGGTGGTCTACCTGAACAAGGTCGACCAGGTTGACGACCCGGAGTTGGTGGAGTTGGTGGAGCTCGAGATCCGCGAGCTGTTGAGCCAGTATGATTTTCCTGGCGACGATATACCGGTGATCCCGGGCAGCGCGCTGAAGGCTCTTGAGAGCGGAGACCCGGAGGACCCGGACTGTGCGAGCATCTTTGAGCTGCTCGATGCGATCGACACCTACATTCCCGTTCCGGAGCGGGACGTGGACAAGCCGTTTTTGATGCCCGTCGAGGATGTCTTCTCTATCTCCGGGCGCGGGACGGTTGCGACGGGTCGTGTGGACCGCGGCGTGGTGACCGTCGGCGATGAGGTGGAGATCGTTGGTCTCAAAGAGACGGTCAAGACCGTGGCCACGGGTGTCGAGATGTTCCGCAAGCTTCTCGACCGCGGCGAGGCGGGAGACAACATCGGTGTATTGCTGCGCGGGCTTAAGCGCGAGGATGTGGAGCGCGGCCAGGTCGTGAGCGCTCCCGGCTCGATCAAACCCCACACGCATTTCTCCGGCGAGATCTACGTCTTGACGAAGGAGGAGGGGGGGCGTCACACGCCTTTCTTCAGCGGGTACCGCCCGCAGTTTTACTTTCGAACGACCGACGTAACGGGCATTGTTAAGTTGCCCGAGGGTGTCGAGATGGTGATGCCGGGCGACAACGTCTCTGTGGTGGGTGAGCTGATAACGCCCATCGCCATGGAGGAGGGCCTGAGGTTCGCCATCCGAGAGGGCGGCCGGACCGTCGGCGCCGGCGTCATATCCAAAATCCTAGAGTAA
- the fusA gene encoding elongation factor G: protein MAPRQYPLGRTRNIGIIAHIDAGKTTTSERILYYTGVSHKMGEVHDGSTVMDWMEQEQERGITIAAAATTCFWRDHQINIIDTPGHVDFTAEVERSLRILDGAIGIFCAVGGVEPQSETVWRQATKYHVPLITFVNKLDRVGADLFRCIEQMRDRLDANPVLLQLPLGSEESFQGIIDLVRMEALLWDDETLGATFHTEPIPKEAIAEAEAWRERLVEQVADLDETLMEQYLETGTLGAEAIEAAVRQATLELKTHPVICGAAFKNKGIQPLLDAVVRYLPSPLDVPPVQGINPETGAEESRSAEDDAPFSGLVFKIMTDPYVGQLSFIRVYSGELGVGQSVYNPTRARSERVGRLLRMHANRREEIEVVRAGDIAAAIGLKNTTTGETLCEKKHPIALEAMDFPEPVVQLAIEPKTKADHDRLASSLAKLTREDPTFISRVDDETNQVIIAGMGELHLEILVERLLREFNVSASVSRPQVAYRETISKAARGEGRYVRQTGGRGQYGHVLIELEPLGRGEGFIFEDATVGGAIPREYVRAVKTGIKEATESGVIAGFPVTDVLVRVVDGSYHEVDSSELAFKIAASAAFKDGANRAGAILLEPIMDVEVVVPEEFLGEVLGDLSARRGKITGTDSRAGAKVVKAKVPLAEMFGYATVLRSASQGRATHTMQFALYDEVPDPISELVGLDTKRTVA, encoded by the coding sequence ATGGCACCACGGCAATACCCATTGGGACGAACGCGCAATATCGGGATTATCGCCCATATCGACGCTGGGAAAACCACCACGTCTGAGCGAATCCTTTACTATACCGGTGTGTCCCACAAAATGGGCGAGGTCCACGACGGCTCAACCGTCATGGATTGGATGGAGCAAGAGCAGGAGCGTGGTATCACCATTGCCGCTGCCGCCACCACCTGTTTCTGGCGGGACCACCAGATCAACATCATTGACACCCCTGGCCACGTAGACTTCACAGCAGAGGTAGAGCGCAGCCTCCGCATCCTCGATGGGGCGATTGGCATCTTCTGCGCCGTCGGCGGGGTGGAGCCCCAAAGCGAGACGGTTTGGCGCCAGGCGACCAAGTACCACGTGCCGCTCATCACCTTCGTCAACAAGCTAGACCGAGTGGGGGCCGATCTCTTCAGGTGCATTGAGCAGATGCGTGATCGCCTCGACGCAAACCCGGTTCTCTTGCAGCTGCCCCTCGGCAGCGAGGAGAGCTTCCAGGGCATCATTGATTTAGTCCGCATGGAAGCATTGCTCTGGGACGACGAGACCCTCGGGGCGACCTTTCACACCGAGCCGATCCCGAAGGAAGCCATCGCCGAGGCCGAAGCGTGGCGCGAGCGGCTTGTGGAGCAGGTGGCCGACCTCGACGAAACGCTCATGGAACAGTACCTTGAAACCGGGACTCTAGGGGCGGAAGCCATTGAGGCGGCTGTGCGCCAAGCCACCCTGGAGCTTAAAACCCATCCGGTTATTTGCGGAGCAGCCTTCAAAAACAAGGGTATCCAGCCGCTCTTGGATGCCGTGGTGCGCTACCTCCCCTCACCCCTTGATGTGCCCCCCGTCCAAGGCATCAATCCAGAGACGGGTGCAGAGGAAAGCCGCTCGGCTGAGGACGATGCCCCCTTCAGCGGTCTTGTATTCAAAATCATGACCGACCCCTACGTGGGTCAGCTTTCTTTCATACGGGTCTATTCGGGCGAGCTGGGTGTCGGCCAGAGCGTCTACAACCCAACCCGGGCTCGGAGTGAGCGCGTCGGAAGGCTGTTGCGGATGCACGCAAACCGGAGAGAGGAAATTGAGGTGGTGCGTGCAGGGGATATAGCTGCGGCCATTGGGCTCAAGAACACCACCACGGGCGAGACCCTCTGTGAGAAGAAACACCCTATCGCACTAGAGGCTATGGATTTCCCCGAGCCTGTAGTGCAGCTCGCCATAGAGCCTAAGACCAAGGCGGACCACGACCGGCTCGCTTCGAGTCTCGCCAAGCTGACCAGAGAGGACCCAACCTTCATCTCGCGGGTCGATGACGAAACTAACCAGGTCATTATAGCGGGTATGGGAGAACTCCACCTGGAAATTCTCGTGGAACGGCTGCTGCGCGAATTCAACGTCTCGGCCAGTGTATCTCGGCCCCAGGTCGCATATCGTGAGACCATCTCAAAAGCGGCCCGTGGCGAGGGCCGATACGTCCGTCAGACAGGAGGGCGGGGCCAATACGGTCACGTACTAATCGAGCTGGAGCCGCTAGGCCGGGGCGAGGGATTCATTTTCGAAGACGCCACGGTAGGTGGAGCTATCCCGCGGGAATATGTCCGTGCCGTCAAGACGGGTATCAAGGAAGCCACGGAGTCCGGTGTGATCGCAGGTTTCCCAGTAACCGACGTACTGGTCCGCGTGGTTGACGGTTCCTACCACGAGGTGGATTCCTCAGAGCTGGCCTTCAAGATCGCCGCCTCTGCGGCGTTTAAGGATGGTGCTAACCGGGCTGGCGCCATCCTTCTCGAGCCCATCATGGACGTGGAGGTCGTTGTCCCCGAGGAATTCTTGGGCGAAGTCCTGGGAGATCTCAGCGCCCGCCGTGGCAAGATTACGGGCACGGACAGTAGGGCGGGTGCCAAGGTTGTGAAGGCCAAGGTCCCCCTGGCGGAGATGTTTGGCTACGCCACGGTGTTGCGCTCAGCCTCCCAAGGCAGGGCGACTCACACCATGCAGTTTGCTTTATACGATGAAGTCCCCGATCCCATTTCCGAGTTGGTCGGGTTAGATACAAAGAGGACAGTTGCGTGA
- the rpsG gene encoding 30S ribosomal protein S7: protein MPRRRGVPKRPVLPDPIYRDTLVTEFINSLMRKGKKSLAERILYGSFELIRGRTGEDPLPVFKRAVENIKPSLEVKSRRVGGSTYQIPVEVRPSRRMTLAIRWIILHARERGERTMQDRLAAELLDASNRTGLSWKKREDTHKMAEANKAFAHYRW from the coding sequence ATGCCGCGTCGACGCGGGGTGCCAAAACGGCCCGTTTTGCCCGATCCTATCTACCGTGACACCCTTGTGACGGAGTTCATCAACAGCCTTATGCGGAAGGGTAAAAAGAGCCTCGCCGAGCGGATCCTTTACGGCTCGTTTGAACTTATCCGGGGCCGCACGGGCGAAGACCCGTTGCCCGTCTTCAAGCGGGCGGTAGAAAACATCAAGCCCTCCCTAGAGGTCAAGAGCCGACGGGTGGGAGGCTCCACTTACCAAATACCGGTGGAGGTGCGGCCTTCGCGCCGAATGACCCTCGCGATCCGGTGGATAATTCTGCACGCCCGTGAACGCGGCGAGAGAACTATGCAGGACCGATTGGCGGCCGAGCTCCTCGACGCCTCCAATCGGACAGGCTTGAGTTGGAAGAAGCGCGAGGATACCCACAAAATGGCCGAGGCCAACAAGGCCTTTGCCCATTACCGCTGGTGA
- a CDS encoding 30S ribosomal protein S12, with amino-acid sequence MPTISQLVRKGRRKARRKTNTPALQRCPQRRAVCTRVYTSTPKKPNSALRKVARVRLTNGMEVTTYIPGVGHNLQEHAIVLIRGGRVKDLPGVRYHVIRGSLDTMGVEGRRQGRSKYGTKKPKN; translated from the coding sequence ATGCCAACTATAAGCCAGTTGGTCCGTAAAGGTCGGCGTAAAGCCCGCCGCAAGACAAACACTCCTGCGTTGCAGCGGTGCCCGCAACGGCGGGCCGTCTGTACCCGTGTCTACACCTCGACCCCCAAGAAGCCCAATTCCGCTCTTCGCAAGGTTGCTCGTGTGAGGTTGACCAACGGGATGGAGGTAACCACCTACATCCCTGGGGTGGGACACAACCTACAAGAGCACGCCATTGTCCTTATACGGGGCGGTCGTGTGAAGGATTTGCCGGGGGTGCGATATCACGTCATCCGCGGCTCGCTCGACACGATGGGTGTAGAGGGGCGCCGCCAGGGGCGGTCCAAATACGGGACGAAGAAACCGAAAAATTAA